The proteins below are encoded in one region of Peribacillus muralis:
- a CDS encoding isoprenylcysteine carboxyl methyltransferase family protein, with translation MMIFTIFIILIAIQRLVELYIAKQNEKQLKVAGAVEYGESHYRWMVLMHVSFFVVLILEVLAFGRNVSALWPIWLTLFLVAQSGRIWVISSLGKHWNTKIIVVPDAEVVIKGPYKFFKHPNYIIVATEIIVISLLFNAFFTAILFTILNAWMMAVRIPLEEKALKENTQYSTVFKGK, from the coding sequence ATGATGATTTTCACCATTTTCATTATCCTGATTGCCATTCAACGCCTTGTAGAATTATATATTGCCAAACAAAATGAAAAGCAGCTCAAAGTGGCTGGAGCTGTTGAATACGGGGAGTCCCATTACAGATGGATGGTCCTGATGCACGTGAGCTTTTTTGTCGTCCTCATATTGGAGGTGCTCGCATTTGGAAGGAATGTCTCTGCACTTTGGCCGATATGGCTGACTCTTTTTCTGGTTGCCCAATCAGGAAGGATTTGGGTGATCAGTTCATTAGGGAAGCATTGGAATACAAAAATCATCGTCGTTCCTGATGCGGAAGTGGTCATAAAAGGACCTTATAAATTTTTCAAACATCCAAACTATATTATAGTGGCTACTGAAATCATTGTTATTTCCTTGCTTTTCAATGCTTTTTTTACAGCCATCCTCTTTACGATCTTGAATGCCTGGATGATGGCGGTAAGAATCCCTCTTGAAGAGAAGGCGTTAAAGGAAAATACGCAATACTCGACGGTTTTCAAAGGAAAATGA
- a CDS encoding type III polyketide synthase, translated as MPYLLSAAHIKLPYLLSQEKIMEFSREIFGPSFKNIERLLKAFKNGQVENRYFSNDLEWFKEDHTFAERNDLYIKQAIEFGVEAIQKCLANTEFLKEELPANELDAFFYVSSTGMATPTIDARIMNELPFNPHAKRIPIWGLGCAGGASGLSRAFEYCKAYPRAKVIVLSVELCSLTFQRNDISKSNLIGTSLFADGVSCVLVCGDEVPHELSKKESHLAFMNSQSTLMPDSLDVMGWDVRDQGLYVVFSKDIPTIIKEWLKPNVQAFLVENGLKLDDISDFIAHPGGKKVIDAYHEALGFDESMTRESMSVLREFGNMSSATILYVLERFMQRGGNKEDIGLAAALGPGFSSELLLMRWT; from the coding sequence ATGCCATATTTGCTATCTGCTGCACATATAAAGTTGCCATATTTATTATCACAGGAAAAAATAATGGAATTTTCACGGGAAATTTTCGGACCTTCCTTTAAAAATATTGAACGGTTACTAAAGGCTTTTAAGAATGGTCAAGTAGAGAATCGGTATTTTTCAAATGATCTTGAATGGTTTAAAGAGGATCATACTTTTGCCGAGCGGAATGATTTGTACATCAAGCAGGCGATCGAGTTTGGGGTGGAGGCGATACAAAAGTGCTTAGCCAACACGGAATTTTTAAAAGAAGAGCTGCCGGCAAACGAATTGGATGCTTTCTTTTATGTATCCAGCACGGGGATGGCCACTCCGACGATCGATGCCAGGATCATGAATGAACTTCCATTTAACCCGCATGCGAAAAGAATCCCGATTTGGGGGCTAGGCTGTGCAGGAGGGGCAAGCGGATTATCGCGGGCTTTCGAATATTGCAAGGCATACCCGAGGGCGAAGGTCATTGTCTTGAGCGTGGAGTTGTGCAGTTTGACATTCCAAAGAAATGATATTTCAAAAAGCAATCTAATTGGCACTTCCTTATTCGCTGATGGAGTAAGCTGTGTATTGGTTTGCGGCGACGAAGTCCCTCATGAGCTTTCAAAAAAAGAAAGTCATTTGGCCTTCATGAATTCCCAATCCACGCTCATGCCGGATTCTTTGGATGTAATGGGTTGGGATGTAAGGGATCAGGGACTATACGTCGTTTTTTCCAAGGATATCCCAACCATCATCAAGGAATGGCTAAAACCGAATGTACAAGCCTTTTTAGTTGAAAATGGTCTGAAGCTCGACGATATCTCGGACTTCATTGCCCATCCAGGCGGGAAAAAGGTCATTGACGCCTATCATGAAGCTTTGGGATTCGATGAAAGCATGACAAGAGAGTCAATGAGTGTATTGAGGGAGTTTGGCAATATGTCATCAGCTACCATTTTGTATGTCTTGGAAAGATTCATGCAGCGTGGCGGAAATAAAGAAGACATAGGCTTGGCCGCCGCATTGGGGCCAGGATTTTCATCGGAACTTTTGTTAATGAGGTGGACATGA
- a CDS encoding dynamin family protein, which produces MIQETVKQQSKLGILTAMYEKFQSAGDTGNADKLKQLIMKVNNEEFIIAFCGHFSAGKSSMINFLLDEQVLPSSPIPTSANTVKVQKGEDYAKVFYHNQPPVLFPAPYDFKEVKKFAKDGDSVSAITISSKHFSLPDSCAIMDTPGIDSTDDAHRVSTESALHLADVVFYVMDYNHVQSEVNFLFTKELLEAEKPTYLIINMIDKHDESELSFQDFKLSVSEAFANWNVYPDGIFYTSVRDLNNKENEIEEVRKFIYEMADRGHSDGKDAIMQSAKALVERHLVWLKEQYEEEHANDFEVLSELPFEERTHLTHQVDSLMKEKNSLNGRIQAIKVQYSEALETILKSAYIMPASTRDLGKAFLESAQPDFKMGLLFAKKKTEAQREERIRAFLADLQEKVKTQLEWHLKELAVKTLTKAEVHDSALEGTAQALQIEVTEAYIKDSLKPQVDITGEYVLNYTNDLATAIKKKARDVSEGFLNQIASVMEGIVEVQSQSIDKELEGFAEFAEALKVTAAINAEIEAQSERLEAIANQTATLATDQDIENLLSQWNDEEKNITVKIMKTAEASTPKPIKDPVVSQQGLQGAAPLTAVPFQGATDLRGKEKLMETATSLQQAAELIQPLRGFQSLHKELTDKANRLEKQTFTVALFGAFSAGKSSFANALMGESVLPVSPNPTTAAINKIMASDADHPHGTATVKLKTEAMLLEDVSLALAAFDKSAKTLEEALQLAGQIIAKAGEVDKGKTHLSFLRAFHQGMPEHKADLGNVVTVDLDGFKRFAAEESKSCLVDLIELRYDCEMTKQGMVLVDTPGADSINARHTGAAFEYIKNSDAILFVTYYNHPFSRADREFLIQLGRVKDSFAMDKMFFIVNAVDLAQTTDELDEVMEYVTDQLNGFGIRFPKLFPLTSKGALSEKQTPGSFKHSFLPNSGISEFQKQFDFFIENDLTGLAIESAQAAVKRTEELLRDVIAASKQDEKTKRKALETLSVEAQAITEILSVMKGDAEKQRLKKEIDELTFYSKQRVFFRFNDFFKESFNPAVLKEDGGDLKMVLKQALINLLDALGFDLAQEMRATALRSEMFVNKLLNEKQNGLLQQMQKVRKTLSLQPYEPNERESPEFTGAFVQLDTAEFKKELALFKNPKSFFEKNEKVKMSEGLQKRLDEPALTYVKEQGERIFAMYDQVLDQELLAIQNEFKKEIADIFAGLRAALEEKVDLPYYENAVLQLANMQSK; this is translated from the coding sequence ATGATTCAAGAAACAGTTAAACAACAGTCCAAATTGGGAATTTTGACTGCGATGTATGAGAAATTTCAATCGGCAGGAGATACAGGCAACGCTGATAAGCTGAAGCAGTTAATCATGAAAGTGAATAATGAGGAATTCATCATCGCTTTTTGCGGGCATTTTTCAGCAGGAAAATCAAGTATGATCAATTTTCTGCTTGATGAACAAGTATTGCCTTCTTCACCGATTCCAACGAGTGCCAATACGGTTAAAGTGCAAAAAGGGGAAGACTATGCCAAAGTCTTTTATCATAATCAGCCGCCCGTTTTATTTCCTGCACCATATGATTTTAAAGAGGTCAAGAAATTTGCCAAAGACGGAGATTCCGTTTCGGCAATAACCATAAGTTCCAAGCATTTTTCCCTGCCGGATTCATGTGCCATCATGGATACGCCGGGAATCGATTCGACTGACGATGCACATAGGGTTTCTACGGAATCAGCCCTCCATCTCGCAGATGTCGTTTTCTATGTAATGGACTATAATCACGTTCAATCAGAAGTGAATTTCCTGTTCACGAAAGAATTGCTTGAGGCCGAGAAACCGACGTATTTGATTATCAACATGATCGATAAGCATGATGAGAGTGAGCTTAGCTTCCAAGACTTCAAGCTTTCCGTTTCCGAAGCATTTGCAAATTGGAATGTGTATCCTGATGGGATTTTTTATACATCCGTTAGAGATCTGAATAACAAAGAGAATGAAATAGAAGAGGTTCGCAAGTTTATATATGAAATGGCGGATAGGGGCCACAGTGATGGAAAGGATGCCATCATGCAATCAGCTAAAGCCTTGGTCGAGAGGCATCTTGTCTGGCTTAAGGAACAATATGAAGAAGAGCATGCGAATGATTTTGAAGTCTTGTCGGAACTTCCTTTTGAAGAGCGAACGCACCTGACGCATCAAGTGGACAGCCTAATGAAGGAAAAAAATTCATTGAATGGCCGGATCCAAGCCATCAAGGTCCAATATTCGGAGGCTTTGGAAACAATCCTGAAGAGTGCATACATCATGCCCGCGTCCACACGTGACCTAGGAAAAGCCTTCTTGGAGTCAGCACAACCCGATTTTAAAATGGGGCTTCTATTTGCTAAGAAAAAAACGGAGGCGCAGCGTGAGGAACGGATTCGAGCATTTTTGGCGGATTTGCAAGAAAAGGTGAAGACCCAGCTGGAATGGCATCTTAAGGAGTTGGCGGTCAAAACGCTGACAAAAGCGGAAGTTCATGATTCAGCGCTTGAGGGCACGGCACAAGCACTGCAAATCGAGGTAACGGAAGCTTACATAAAAGACTCCTTGAAGCCTCAAGTCGATATTACCGGTGAATATGTCTTAAACTATACAAATGACTTGGCCACTGCCATCAAAAAGAAGGCCCGTGATGTATCGGAAGGCTTTTTGAATCAAATAGCTTCCGTCATGGAAGGAATCGTGGAAGTGCAGTCACAATCCATCGATAAGGAGCTGGAGGGCTTTGCCGAATTCGCGGAAGCCTTAAAAGTAACGGCGGCAATCAACGCTGAAATAGAAGCCCAATCGGAAAGATTGGAGGCAATCGCCAATCAAACGGCAACATTGGCAACGGATCAAGATATTGAAAATCTATTAAGTCAGTGGAATGATGAGGAAAAAAACATTACCGTCAAAATCATGAAAACAGCGGAAGCGAGTACGCCAAAGCCTATCAAAGATCCAGTTGTATCTCAGCAAGGATTGCAGGGTGCTGCACCTTTAACTGCGGTTCCATTCCAAGGTGCAACGGATCTACGGGGAAAAGAAAAGCTAATGGAAACGGCCACAAGCTTGCAGCAAGCCGCTGAATTGATTCAGCCTTTGAGAGGCTTCCAATCACTTCATAAAGAATTGACAGATAAGGCCAATCGCTTGGAGAAGCAAACTTTCACTGTTGCCCTTTTCGGTGCCTTCAGTGCCGGTAAATCTTCCTTTGCCAATGCTTTAATGGGAGAAAGCGTCCTTCCTGTTTCGCCTAACCCGACAACAGCGGCCATCAACAAAATCATGGCATCTGACGCTGATCATCCCCACGGGACAGCAACGGTCAAATTAAAAACGGAAGCGATGCTGTTAGAAGATGTTAGCCTGGCTCTGGCTGCTTTTGATAAATCGGCTAAGACACTTGAAGAAGCCCTTCAACTGGCAGGGCAAATCATTGCGAAAGCCGGCGAAGTGGATAAAGGGAAAACACATTTATCCTTTCTTCGCGCCTTTCACCAAGGGATGCCCGAGCATAAAGCCGATTTAGGCAATGTGGTAACGGTCGATCTCGATGGGTTCAAACGGTTTGCTGCGGAAGAATCCAAGTCATGTCTAGTGGATTTGATCGAATTGAGGTATGACTGCGAAATGACAAAGCAGGGGATGGTGCTTGTCGACACTCCAGGGGCGGATTCGATAAATGCACGGCATACAGGCGCTGCTTTCGAATATATCAAGAATTCCGACGCCATTCTTTTCGTGACCTATTATAATCATCCATTTTCCCGGGCAGACAGGGAATTCCTGATTCAACTTGGCCGTGTCAAGGATTCGTTTGCCATGGATAAGATGTTCTTTATCGTCAATGCCGTCGATCTTGCCCAAACAACCGATGAATTGGACGAAGTGATGGAATATGTCACAGATCAATTGAATGGGTTTGGCATCCGTTTTCCGAAGCTATTTCCGCTTACGAGTAAAGGGGCCTTATCGGAAAAACAAACGCCAGGTTCCTTTAAGCACTCGTTCCTTCCGAATAGTGGGATTTCCGAGTTTCAGAAGCAGTTCGATTTCTTTATTGAAAACGATTTAACAGGACTGGCCATTGAATCGGCACAAGCAGCCGTAAAGAGAACGGAAGAGCTGCTTCGTGATGTGATTGCGGCTTCAAAGCAGGATGAAAAAACGAAACGAAAAGCTTTAGAAACCCTTTCGGTTGAGGCTCAGGCAATTACCGAAATTCTCTCTGTCATGAAAGGTGATGCAGAAAAGCAACGCCTGAAAAAAGAGATTGATGAATTGACGTTTTATAGTAAGCAACGGGTCTTCTTCCGGTTCAATGATTTCTTCAAGGAGTCTTTCAACCCGGCTGTATTGAAGGAGGATGGCGGAGATCTGAAAATGGTCCTTAAGCAAGCACTGATCAATCTGCTGGACGCGCTAGGCTTTGACCTCGCCCAGGAAATGCGGGCAACGGCTTTAAGATCGGAAATGTTCGTGAATAAATTATTGAATGAGAAACAAAACGGTTTGCTGCAGCAAATGCAGAAAGTAAGAAAAACGCTCTCGTTACAGCCATATGAACCTAATGAGCGGGAATCTCCGGAATTCACGGGAGCTTTCGTCCAATTGGATACGGCGGAATTCAAGAAAGAATTGGCTTTATTCAAAAACCCTAAATCTTTCTTTGAAAAAAATGAAAAGGTGAAGATGAGCGAGGGACTTCAGAAGCGTCTGGATGAACCTGCCCTTACGTATGTAAAAGAGCAGGGTGAACGGATTTTTGCCATGTATGATCAAGTGCTTGATCAAGAATTGCTTGCCATCCAAAATGAGTTCAAGAAGGAGATAGCCGATATATTTGCGGGGCTACGTGCAGCTTTGGAGGAAAAAGTGGATTTACCATACTATGAAAATGCGGTATTGCAATTGGCGAATATGCAATCGAAATAA
- a CDS encoding sulfurtransferase → MSYIIDKEKLLPLLTSNDIRFCDCRFRLGVPEAGRSEYDQDHIPGAVYFDLEKDLSGPVQIHGGRHPLPDLSTLKGKLEAYGITNDTALVAYDGGDGSYASRFAWLLSYLGHRDVKVLDGGYADWKEAGYPIDNSLPEYPSTDYRIELNEAVFASYEKVKGFTLNRPDDIVLVDSRESKRYQGIEEPIDKKAGHIPGAVNKLWTKVLVNGHFKKKEELQANFSDISRDKEIIVYCGSGVTASPNFIALKEAGFKHVKIYIGSFSDWISYEDNPVE, encoded by the coding sequence ATGAGTTATATAATTGACAAGGAAAAATTGTTGCCGTTACTCACTTCCAATGATATTAGATTCTGTGACTGCCGTTTTCGTCTAGGCGTTCCTGAAGCAGGGCGAAGTGAATATGACCAAGACCATATTCCTGGCGCCGTTTATTTCGATCTTGAAAAAGATTTATCAGGACCAGTCCAGATACATGGTGGCAGGCATCCGCTTCCAGACTTATCAACGTTAAAAGGGAAATTGGAAGCATACGGAATAACCAATGATACGGCACTCGTGGCTTATGATGGCGGAGATGGTTCTTATGCGTCAAGGTTTGCCTGGCTGCTGAGCTATCTTGGCCATCGGGATGTAAAGGTGCTTGACGGAGGATATGCCGACTGGAAGGAAGCCGGTTACCCGATTGATAATTCCCTTCCGGAGTACCCTTCAACGGATTATCGTATTGAATTAAATGAGGCAGTTTTTGCCTCTTATGAAAAAGTGAAGGGTTTTACATTGAATAGGCCAGATGATATCGTTTTAGTGGATTCAAGAGAATCGAAACGGTACCAGGGGATCGAGGAGCCAATCGATAAAAAAGCAGGACATATTCCTGGGGCAGTCAACAAGCTATGGACGAAGGTGCTCGTTAATGGCCATTTCAAAAAGAAGGAAGAGCTTCAGGCGAATTTCAGTGATATCAGCAGAGATAAGGAAATCATAGTGTACTGTGGTTCAGGGGTTACGGCTTCCCCCAATTTCATTGCATTGAAAGAAGCTGGTTTTAAACATGTTAAAATTTATATTGGCAGCTTTAGTGACTGGATTTCCTATGAAGATAATCCGGTTGAGTGA
- a CDS encoding nucleobase:cation symporter-2 family protein, translated as MSNQSPLKVASLGLQHVLAMYAGAIVIPLIVGGALGLTAAQLTYLVSIDILMCGIATLLQVWKNKFFGIGLPVVLGCTFTAVSPMIAIGTQYGINSIYGSILVSGLIVVLISKFFGKLARFFPPIVTGSVVLIIGITLIPVAINNLGGGQGAEDFGDLTNVALGFGTLLFIIFMYKFSTGFVRSISILLGLLAGTLVAFFLGKVDFSSVANATWLHMPHFFYFGLPTFHVTPIITMTLVAIVSLVESTGVYYALGEITEKEISEDDLARGYRSEGLAIMIGGLFNAFPYTAFSQNVGLIQLSGIKTRNVIYTTAGILVFIGFVPKIGAFTTIIPSSVLGGAMVAMFGMVVAAGIKMLSKVDFASQENLLIIACSVGMGLGVTVVPELFAQIPQSFRILTENGIVAGSLTAIFLNIIFNIIPTKGKVKQARIDGQKAA; from the coding sequence ATGTCTAATCAATCACCATTAAAAGTTGCTTCCTTAGGATTACAGCATGTTCTTGCCATGTATGCAGGTGCGATCGTCATTCCATTGATTGTCGGAGGGGCGCTGGGATTGACCGCAGCGCAGTTAACTTACTTAGTATCGATTGATATTTTAATGTGTGGAATAGCAACTTTATTGCAAGTATGGAAAAATAAATTCTTTGGGATTGGCCTTCCTGTCGTCCTGGGGTGCACGTTCACAGCAGTTAGCCCGATGATAGCCATTGGTACGCAATATGGAATCAACTCCATTTATGGCTCCATTTTGGTTTCGGGATTGATTGTCGTGTTAATCAGTAAATTCTTCGGTAAATTGGCAAGGTTCTTCCCGCCGATTGTCACTGGCTCGGTCGTTTTGATCATTGGCATCACACTCATTCCTGTCGCGATCAACAATCTTGGCGGAGGTCAAGGGGCTGAGGATTTCGGTGACTTGACGAACGTAGCTCTTGGGTTTGGTACTTTATTATTCATCATATTCATGTATAAATTCTCAACGGGATTCGTACGGTCCATATCCATTTTATTGGGGCTGTTGGCCGGTACCTTGGTGGCATTCTTCCTTGGGAAGGTGGATTTTAGTTCAGTGGCAAACGCTACGTGGCTGCATATGCCGCATTTCTTCTACTTCGGCCTTCCGACATTCCATGTCACACCGATCATCACCATGACCTTGGTGGCGATAGTCAGCTTGGTGGAGTCCACTGGCGTATATTATGCTCTTGGTGAAATTACGGAAAAAGAGATTTCAGAAGACGATCTAGCTCGTGGATACCGTTCTGAGGGGCTAGCCATCATGATTGGCGGTTTGTTCAATGCATTTCCATATACCGCTTTTTCACAAAATGTCGGCTTGATTCAATTGTCAGGCATTAAAACAAGGAATGTCATTTATACAACGGCTGGTATCCTTGTTTTCATTGGTTTTGTTCCGAAAATTGGTGCATTCACGACCATTATTCCTTCATCCGTCCTGGGTGGTGCAATGGTGGCGATGTTCGGCATGGTGGTTGCAGCCGGGATCAAAATGTTGAGCAAAGTGGACTTTGCATCCCAAGAAAATTTATTGATCATCGCTTGTTCAGTCGGCATGGGACTTGGGGTAACGGTCGTTCCTGAGTTATTTGCCCAAATTCCGCAAAGTTTTCGAATCTTGACGGAAAACGGAATTGTTGCCGGAAGTTTGACAGCGATTTTCCTGAATATCATCTTCAACATCATTCCGACAAAGGGAAAAGTAAAGCAAGCACGTATCGATGGCCAGAAGGCGGCCTAA
- a CDS encoding chemotaxis protein CheX, producing the protein MESNAVLTKVLNGTILAVKSVLPFSLVIQKPSFLRQPFEQESISVLIGMTGDIRGRLIIEGTNESMSKIGESMFGMPLEGEMLESFAAELGNMLAGNMTTSLAADTIMDITPPTVIVGKTKLYGFNEAINLPISLEGAGTLHFIFMIEM; encoded by the coding sequence ATGGAAAGCAACGCTGTTCTCACAAAAGTCTTAAATGGGACCATTCTTGCCGTCAAATCGGTCCTTCCCTTCTCGTTAGTTATTCAAAAGCCTTCTTTCCTGAGGCAGCCATTCGAGCAGGAATCCATCAGCGTCCTTATCGGGATGACGGGCGATATTCGGGGCAGATTGATCATTGAGGGCACAAATGAATCCATGAGTAAAATTGGTGAAAGCATGTTTGGCATGCCGCTGGAAGGCGAAATGCTTGAATCTTTTGCAGCAGAACTTGGCAATATGCTCGCAGGAAATATGACAACTTCCTTAGCAGCGGATACAATCATGGATATTACGCCACCCACCGTCATTGTGGGCAAGACGAAATTGTACGGGTTTAATGAAGCGATCAATTTACCCATCTCTTTGGAGGGTGCAGGAACGCTACATTTCATCTTCATGATTGAAATGTAG
- a CDS encoding xanthine phosphoribosyltransferase, with protein MQLLKEKILSEGQALSEDILKVDSFLNHQMDPLLMKEIGKEFAKRFEQKEITKVLTIESSGIGPGLMAALELGVPLIFARKRKSLTLTNDLVTASVHSFTKQETNTITVSNKYIEAGDKVLIIDDFLAVGQAARGLVDICSQVGADVVGIGIVIEKAFQSGGKDLREQGFQVESLAEIAELKFGEITFVEEKEGAPINV; from the coding sequence ATGCAACTTTTAAAGGAAAAAATCTTATCAGAGGGCCAAGCTTTATCTGAAGACATATTAAAAGTGGATTCATTCTTAAATCATCAAATGGATCCTTTGCTGATGAAAGAAATCGGTAAAGAATTCGCCAAACGTTTTGAACAAAAGGAAATAACGAAAGTACTGACCATTGAATCTTCAGGAATTGGCCCTGGATTGATGGCAGCCTTGGAATTGGGAGTCCCGCTGATCTTTGCACGCAAACGTAAATCGCTTACTTTGACCAATGATTTAGTGACTGCCTCGGTCCACTCTTTTACAAAACAAGAAACCAATACAATCACGGTTTCGAATAAATATATTGAAGCAGGGGATAAGGTTTTGATCATCGATGACTTCCTTGCGGTCGGTCAAGCAGCTAGAGGCTTGGTGGATATTTGCAGTCAAGTTGGAGCAGATGTGGTAGGAATCGGCATCGTTATAGAAAAAGCTTTCCAAAGTGGCGGGAAGGACCTTAGGGAACAAGGCTTTCAAGTGGAGTCGCTTGCAGAAATAGCAGAGTTGAAATTCGGTGAGATAACGTTCGTTGAAGAAAAGGAAGGGGCTCCAATCAATGTCTAA
- a CDS encoding 5'-3' exonuclease: MLVDGMALLFRAFYATAVTGQFMVNSKGMPTNAVQGFLKHMLTAVNQFSPSHVAVCWDMGSKTFRNELFDGYKANRSEAPIEMIPQFDLAKKAVEAFDIPNIGLSGYEADDCIGTIAKASAQHSRVSILTGDQDMLQLIEENISVLLLKKGYGNYEVHNPDSFYEWKGITPRQMIDLKALMGDTADNYPGVKGIGEKTALKLLIQYQSIEGILENVASLTNGQRVKIESAVDMLHLSRKLAEIKCDVPISCSLDDAVYRYDREKVQTLARDHEFRALLRMI; the protein is encoded by the coding sequence ATGCTTGTTGACGGAATGGCGCTCCTATTCAGGGCATTTTATGCAACGGCCGTTACCGGTCAATTCATGGTCAATTCAAAGGGAATGCCGACAAATGCCGTTCAAGGCTTTTTGAAACATATGCTGACAGCTGTGAATCAATTTTCGCCCAGTCATGTAGCTGTATGCTGGGATATGGGCAGCAAGACGTTCCGGAATGAATTATTCGATGGATACAAGGCCAACCGTTCCGAAGCTCCCATTGAAATGATCCCGCAATTCGACTTGGCGAAAAAAGCAGTAGAAGCATTTGACATACCAAATATAGGGCTCTCTGGTTATGAAGCGGATGACTGTATCGGGACCATTGCAAAAGCTTCTGCCCAGCATAGCCGAGTAAGTATATTGACAGGCGATCAAGACATGCTTCAGTTAATAGAAGAAAACATATCCGTTCTTTTGTTAAAGAAAGGCTATGGTAATTATGAGGTTCATAATCCCGATAGCTTTTATGAGTGGAAAGGGATCACCCCAAGGCAAATGATTGATTTAAAGGCTCTAATGGGTGATACTGCTGATAATTATCCCGGAGTGAAAGGGATTGGGGAGAAGACAGCGTTAAAATTATTAATACAGTATCAAAGCATTGAAGGCATCCTTGAAAATGTCGCTTCATTGACTAACGGGCAGCGGGTTAAGATCGAGTCTGCCGTCGATATGCTTCATTTATCCAGAAAACTTGCTGAAATAAAATGTGACGTACCAATTTCATGTTCATTGGATGATGCAGTCTACCGGTATGACCGTGAGAAGGTGCAGACTCTGGCTAGGGACCATGAATTCAGGGCTTTACTGAGGATGATATAA